One window of the Halorussus sp. MSC15.2 genome contains the following:
- a CDS encoding putative sulfate/molybdate transporter, which translates to MERPVAEIRGRAVELSTGEVTGAVGDSVTVLPVVVAVSSLTDLRLPVLLLWFGAFQVVWGVRYGAPVSVEPMKALAALVIAGSLTVPELAAAGTLAGGVLLALGTAGALGALAERIDPSVIRGVQLAVALVLLRTGFELGAGAPKTALAAGAVGVAVVALGRPRASALVVLAFGVALAAAETGAPSFAVPEFGGSAGALALGLAEFDPTTNALTATGAQLAMTIGNAAVATSLLLGDLYDADVSPDELATSMGAMNLVAVPLGALPMCHGSGGVAGKHAFGARTAGANLVLGGLYAAAALVAVDLVAAFPMAALGVVLALVAVELGKASLTTDTLALTVGVGVLGAATNVGLAFVVGIAVSVVVRRTRFRRFLDKL; encoded by the coding sequence ATGGAGCGTCCGGTCGCCGAGATACGGGGGAGAGCGGTCGAACTCTCGACCGGCGAGGTGACCGGCGCGGTCGGCGACTCCGTGACGGTCCTGCCGGTCGTGGTCGCGGTGTCGTCGCTGACCGACCTCCGACTTCCCGTCCTCCTGCTGTGGTTCGGCGCGTTTCAGGTCGTCTGGGGCGTCCGGTACGGTGCGCCCGTCTCGGTCGAACCGATGAAGGCGCTCGCGGCGCTGGTCATCGCCGGGTCGCTGACGGTGCCCGAACTCGCGGCGGCCGGGACGCTCGCCGGCGGGGTTCTGCTCGCGCTCGGAACGGCGGGCGCACTCGGTGCACTCGCCGAGCGCATCGACCCGTCCGTCATCCGCGGCGTCCAGTTGGCCGTCGCGCTGGTCCTCCTCCGGACCGGCTTCGAACTCGGTGCCGGGGCACCGAAGACCGCGCTCGCGGCCGGAGCCGTCGGGGTCGCGGTCGTCGCACTGGGCCGTCCGCGGGCCAGCGCGCTGGTCGTCCTCGCGTTCGGGGTCGCGCTCGCCGCCGCCGAGACGGGCGCGCCGAGTTTCGCGGTGCCGGAGTTCGGCGGGAGCGCCGGTGCGCTCGCACTGGGACTGGCCGAGTTCGACCCGACGACGAACGCGCTCACCGCGACCGGCGCGCAACTGGCGATGACGATAGGCAACGCCGCGGTGGCTACCTCGCTCCTGCTGGGCGACCTCTACGACGCCGACGTGTCGCCCGACGAACTGGCGACGAGCATGGGTGCGATGAACTTGGTCGCGGTTCCGCTGGGCGCGCTCCCGATGTGCCACGGGAGCGGCGGCGTGGCGGGCAAGCACGCCTTCGGTGCCAGAACCGCGGGCGCGAATCTGGTCCTCGGCGGACTCTACGCGGCGGCCGCGCTGGTCGCAGTCGATTTGGTCGCGGCGTTCCCGATGGCCGCGCTCGGGGTCGTTCTCGCGCTGGTCGCGGTGGAGTTGGGCAAAGCGAGTCTGACCACCGACACGCTCGCGCTTACCGTCGGCGTCGGCGTCCTCGGCGCGGCGACGAACGTCGGATTGGCGTTCGTGGTGGGCATCGCGGTGTCCGTGGTGGTGAGACGGACTCGATTCCGGCGTTTCCTCGATAAGTTATAA
- a CDS encoding alpha-hydroxy-acid oxidizing protein, translating to MDDPSEAYGPNRQREVYAGGMLADRRPELPTDPEELRAEAMDALSEEASAYVVGSAGGEDTADQNREAFRRWRIVPRMLRDVAERDLSVEVLDQRLPVPVLLAPVGVQSIIHEGGELASARAASDVGVPFVSSSAASATMEDVAEELDDATGWFQLYPSADSEVTESFVNRAEDAGYEAIVITLDTPTMGWRERDVANAYLPFLDGEGVANYLSDPAFRDSLDAPPEEDEQGALWQFIEQFGDLSMDWETVERVREATDLPVILKGILHPEDAREAVRRGVDGVVVSNHGGRQVDGALSAIEALPRVVSAVEDARAASDAAGDERPDGDEFAVLFDSGIRRGADAIKAIALGADAVLLGRPYVYGLAIDGEDGVREVVRNFLADFDLTLALSGRDSVSELSKSVVSRWIAD from the coding sequence ATGGACGACCCCTCAGAGGCCTACGGTCCGAATCGCCAGCGCGAGGTGTACGCCGGCGGGATGCTCGCAGACCGGCGGCCCGAACTCCCGACCGACCCGGAGGAACTCCGCGCGGAGGCCATGGACGCGCTCTCGGAGGAGGCCTCCGCCTACGTCGTCGGGAGCGCGGGCGGCGAGGACACCGCCGACCAGAACCGCGAGGCGTTCCGACGGTGGCGCATCGTGCCCCGAATGCTGCGGGACGTGGCCGAACGCGACCTCTCGGTCGAAGTTCTGGACCAACGACTCCCCGTGCCGGTCCTGCTCGCGCCGGTCGGCGTCCAGTCCATCATCCACGAGGGCGGCGAACTCGCCAGCGCCCGGGCCGCCAGCGACGTCGGCGTCCCGTTCGTCTCCAGTTCCGCGGCGTCGGCCACGATGGAGGACGTGGCCGAGGAGTTGGACGACGCGACCGGGTGGTTCCAACTCTACCCGAGCGCCGACTCCGAGGTGACCGAGAGCTTCGTGAATCGCGCGGAAGACGCGGGCTACGAGGCCATCGTAATCACCCTCGACACGCCGACGATGGGGTGGCGCGAGCGCGACGTTGCCAACGCCTACCTGCCGTTCCTCGACGGCGAGGGCGTGGCGAACTACCTCTCGGACCCGGCGTTCCGCGATTCGCTCGATGCCCCGCCGGAGGAGGACGAACAGGGCGCGCTCTGGCAGTTCATCGAGCAGTTCGGTGACCTCTCGATGGACTGGGAGACCGTGGAGCGCGTCCGGGAAGCGACCGACCTCCCGGTGATTCTGAAGGGCATCCTCCATCCAGAGGACGCCCGCGAAGCGGTCCGCCGGGGCGTGGACGGCGTGGTCGTCTCGAATCACGGCGGCCGACAGGTGGACGGCGCACTCTCGGCCATCGAGGCGTTGCCTCGGGTCGTGTCCGCAGTCGAAGACGCGCGGGCCGCGAGCGACGCCGCCGGGGACGAACGGCCGGACGGCGACGAGTTCGCAGTCCTGTTCGACAGCGGAATCCGGCGCGGTGCGGACGCCATCAAGGCCATCGCGCTGGGCGCGGACGCGGTCCTGCTCGGGCGGCCGTACGTCTACGGACTGGCAATCGACGGCGAGGACGGGGTTCGGGAGGTTGTCCGGAACTTCCTCGCGGACTTCGACCTTACGCTGGCGCTGAGTGGTCGAGATAGCGTATCTGAACTCAGCAAATCCGTGGTCTCGAGATGGATAGCTGACTGA
- a CDS encoding rhomboid family intramembrane serine protease — protein MRLSKVVNVTMLLAVPAALLVVHHLFTKQLRYSLVLFVQHPRPIPIFTSSFVHLSNEHLFANLLGYSFGALVTYLLCRRSDNLTWFRRTYVLLLFVLPLFTSSVNIATFYLFLPGRHVVTYGFSSIVAGFLGFLLAILSEMVSNRFSDEAAAYIITLIVSSIVMLLAVRYGRRSDLMLLGVPVFGLCFSLVGLASQTWPNTSPDVVLIVLIGAFCIGFANLLFPPSPVTTNTNIFAHAGGVVGGLILAEAVRRRTAEV, from the coding sequence ATGCGGCTGAGCAAGGTAGTAAATGTCACGATGCTACTAGCTGTCCCGGCAGCACTCCTCGTCGTTCACCATTTGTTTACCAAGCAACTCCGGTACTCGCTCGTCCTCTTTGTTCAGCATCCGCGACCAATACCCATTTTCACCTCGTCTTTCGTCCACCTCTCCAATGAACACCTCTTTGCTAATCTCCTCGGGTACTCCTTCGGAGCGCTGGTGACCTATTTGCTTTGTCGCCGTTCCGACAACCTGACGTGGTTTCGGAGGACTTACGTTCTTCTTCTCTTCGTGCTTCCGCTATTCACGTCCAGCGTGAACATCGCTACGTTTTACCTATTTCTTCCGGGCCGTCACGTCGTTACGTACGGCTTCTCAAGTATCGTCGCAGGGTTCCTCGGCTTTCTCCTCGCTATTCTGTCGGAAATGGTGAGCAATCGTTTTAGCGACGAGGCGGCTGCTTATATCATTACACTCATAGTGTCCAGCATTGTAATGCTTCTCGCTGTCCGATACGGTCGTCGCTCGGACTTGATGTTGCTCGGAGTGCCTGTCTTCGGACTTTGCTTTTCCTTGGTCGGCCTTGCTTCGCAGACGTGGCCAAATACATCTCCGGACGTAGTTCTCATCGTTCTTATCGGTGCATTTTGTATCGGGTTCGCGAACCTCCTCTTTCCGCCGAGTCCGGTCACCACTAACACGAACATCTTTGCTCATGCGGGTGGGGTCGTGGGTGGTCTGATTCTCGCAGAAGCCGTGCGACGAAGGACCGCAGAAGTGTGA
- a CDS encoding deoxyribodipyrimidine photo-lyase → MNLHWHRRDLRVADNRALAEAVAGGESVLPVFVFDPQILAHASPPRVAVLLDALESLRADYRELGGDLLVTRGDPREELPRLADEYDADAVFWNRDYSGLAAERDSEVRLALDDAGVSRAAYHDELLHEPGTIRTNEGEHYSVFTYFWKKWRDREKDAPFAPPEAGQVVGSERIDAAERVTDLPSLADLGFEEPEAGVPSAGTEAARDRLREFCEETIFGYAEDRDYPAKDATSRLSVHLKWGTIGVREVWEATEEAAQRADGDPDEEGSEAASVEEFQRQLAWREFYAHVLSARPDVVTRNYREYENDIDWRDDDEALRAWKEGRTGYPIVDAAMRQLREEAWMHNRLRMVVASFLTKDLLLDWREGYDWFRERLADHDTANDTGGWQWAASTGTDAQPYFRVFNPMTQGERYDPDAEFIERYVPELADASAEEVHGWHELDPDERERVASEYPAPVVDHAERREAAIAMFEDARGDE, encoded by the coding sequence ATGAACCTTCACTGGCACCGACGGGACCTCCGGGTCGCGGACAACCGCGCGCTGGCCGAGGCAGTCGCCGGTGGCGAGTCCGTACTGCCGGTGTTCGTCTTCGACCCCCAGATTCTCGCCCACGCGAGTCCGCCGCGCGTGGCCGTCCTGCTCGACGCGCTCGAATCGCTCCGGGCCGACTACCGCGAGTTGGGCGGCGACCTGCTCGTGACTCGCGGTGACCCACGCGAGGAACTCCCCCGACTCGCCGACGAGTACGACGCCGACGCCGTCTTCTGGAACCGCGACTACTCCGGGTTGGCGGCCGAACGCGACAGCGAGGTCCGTCTCGCGCTCGACGACGCCGGGGTCTCGCGGGCGGCCTACCACGACGAACTCCTCCACGAACCCGGCACGATTCGGACGAACGAGGGCGAACATTACTCGGTGTTCACGTACTTCTGGAAGAAGTGGCGCGACCGGGAGAAAGACGCGCCGTTCGCCCCGCCCGAGGCGGGGCAAGTCGTCGGTTCTGAGCGAATCGACGCAGCGGAGCGAGTGACCGACCTCCCGTCGCTGGCCGACCTCGGCTTCGAGGAACCGGAGGCCGGGGTTCCTTCCGCCGGGACCGAGGCCGCTCGCGACCGACTCCGGGAGTTCTGCGAGGAGACCATCTTCGGGTACGCCGAGGACCGCGACTACCCCGCGAAGGACGCGACTTCGCGGCTCTCGGTCCACCTCAAGTGGGGGACTATCGGCGTCCGGGAGGTCTGGGAAGCGACCGAGGAGGCCGCCCAGCGCGCGGACGGCGACCCCGACGAGGAGGGGAGCGAGGCCGCGTCGGTCGAGGAGTTCCAGCGCCAACTCGCGTGGCGGGAGTTCTACGCGCACGTCCTCTCGGCCCGCCCGGACGTGGTGACTCGAAACTACAGGGAGTACGAGAACGACATCGACTGGCGGGACGACGACGAGGCCCTGCGAGCGTGGAAGGAGGGCCGGACGGGCTACCCCATCGTGGACGCCGCGATGCGCCAACTCCGGGAGGAAGCGTGGATGCACAACCGCCTCCGGATGGTCGTCGCCTCGTTCCTCACGAAGGACCTGTTGCTCGACTGGCGCGAAGGGTACGACTGGTTCCGCGAGAGACTCGCGGACCACGACACCGCCAACGACACCGGCGGGTGGCAGTGGGCCGCCTCGACCGGAACCGACGCCCAACCGTACTTCCGCGTGTTCAACCCCATGACACAGGGTGAACGGTACGACCCCGACGCGGAGTTCATCGAGCGCTACGTCCCCGAACTCGCCGACGCGAGCGCCGAGGAGGTTCACGGCTGGCACGAACTCGACCCGGACGAGCGCGAACGAGTCGCGTCCGAGTACCCCGCGCCGGTCGTGGACCACGCCGAGCGACGGGAGGCGGCGATTGCGATGTTCGAGGACGCGCGCGGCGACGAGTGA
- a CDS encoding peroxiredoxin, translating into MPLEGSEAPEFTLESTSGGEVSLEETLETGPTIVLINRGYWCSFCAEQLATFSRVYEDLRFNEGVDVLPVVTSELPKLVEMRDRFDYNFQLLADPDGDVAEQYSGTEQTSHGLTGVAGTYVVDTDGQVRYEQVAGDVSDRTYGNWVRYFVRNDFEDPFGE; encoded by the coding sequence ATGCCACTCGAAGGCTCCGAGGCGCCCGAGTTCACACTCGAAAGCACGTCCGGCGGCGAGGTATCGCTCGAAGAGACGCTCGAAACCGGCCCGACGATAGTCCTGATAAACCGCGGCTACTGGTGTAGTTTCTGCGCCGAGCAGTTGGCGACCTTCAGCAGGGTGTACGAGGACCTCCGGTTCAACGAGGGCGTGGACGTCCTCCCCGTTGTGACGAGCGAGCTACCGAAACTGGTCGAGATGCGCGACCGGTTCGACTACAACTTCCAGTTGCTCGCCGACCCGGACGGCGACGTCGCCGAGCAGTACAGCGGGACCGAGCAGACCAGTCACGGTCTGACCGGCGTCGCCGGTACCTACGTCGTGGACACCGACGGGCAGGTCCGGTACGAGCAGGTGGCGGGCGACGTGAGCGACCGCACCTACGGCAACTGGGTCCGGTACTTCGTCCGGAACGACTTCGAGGACCCCTTCGGCGAGTGA
- a CDS encoding superoxide dismutase — protein MATYELPELPYDYDALEPAIDQRIMELHHDKHHQGYVDGANAALDQLEEMRNSGDFGDVRAVKRSLAFNLSGHVNHTVFWQNMHPDGGGEPGGELADAFDEHFGGYDQFKQDFSQAAKGVEGSGWGMLVYDHIADKPIVAAAENHQNQHPQGATPLLVCDVWEHAYYLQYENNRGEYVDNFWDVVNWDDVEQRYQQAQQADTIPKQTGSQ, from the coding sequence ATGGCTACTTACGAACTACCGGAACTGCCGTACGACTACGACGCGCTCGAACCGGCGATAGACCAGCGCATCATGGAACTCCACCACGACAAGCACCATCAGGGGTACGTGGACGGTGCGAACGCCGCCCTCGACCAACTCGAAGAGATGCGTAACAGCGGCGACTTCGGCGACGTGCGCGCGGTCAAGCGGAGCCTCGCGTTCAATCTCTCGGGGCACGTCAACCACACCGTCTTCTGGCAGAACATGCATCCGGACGGCGGCGGCGAACCTGGCGGGGAGTTGGCCGACGCCTTCGACGAACACTTCGGCGGCTACGACCAGTTCAAGCAGGATTTCTCGCAGGCCGCGAAGGGCGTCGAAGGCTCCGGGTGGGGCATGCTGGTCTACGACCACATCGCCGACAAGCCCATCGTCGCGGCGGCCGAGAATCACCAGAACCAGCATCCGCAGGGCGCGACGCCGCTCCTCGTCTGCGACGTGTGGGAACACGCCTACTACCTCCAGTACGAGAACAACCGCGGGGAGTACGTGGACAACTTCTGGGACGTGGTGAACTGGGACGACGTGGAACAGCGCTACCAGCAGGCCCAGCAGGCCGACACGATTCCCAAGCAGACCGGGAGTCAGTAG
- the sod gene encoding superoxide dismutase produces the protein MSERSNPELPPLPYDYDALEPHISEQVLTWHHDTHHQGYVNGLDSAEETLAENRESGDFGGTAGALGDVTHNGSGHYLHTLFWENMSPNGGGEPEGDLLDRIEEDFGSYEGWKGEFETAASAAGGWALLVYDPVAKQLRNVAVDKHDQGALWGAHPILALDVWEHSYYYDYGPDRGDFVENFFEVVDWDHVAEQYEKTVGNHE, from the coding sequence ATGTCTGAGCGATCCAACCCCGAACTACCACCGCTTCCGTACGACTACGACGCACTCGAACCGCACATCAGCGAACAGGTCCTCACGTGGCATCACGACACCCACCATCAGGGCTACGTCAACGGACTCGACAGCGCCGAGGAGACGCTGGCGGAGAACCGCGAGAGCGGTGACTTCGGCGGCACCGCGGGCGCGCTCGGCGACGTGACCCACAACGGTTCGGGTCACTACCTGCACACGCTGTTCTGGGAGAACATGTCCCCGAACGGCGGCGGCGAACCCGAGGGCGACCTACTCGACCGCATCGAGGAGGACTTCGGCTCCTACGAGGGCTGGAAGGGCGAGTTCGAGACCGCAGCGAGCGCCGCCGGTGGCTGGGCGCTCCTCGTCTACGACCCGGTCGCCAAGCAACTCCGCAACGTCGCCGTAGACAAGCACGACCAAGGCGCGCTCTGGGGTGCACACCCCATCCTCGCGCTCGACGTGTGGGAGCACTCCTACTACTACGACTACGGTCCGGACCGCGGCGACTTCGTGGAGAACTTCTTCGAGGTCGTCGACTGGGACCACGTCGCCGAGCAGTACGAGAAGACCGTCGGCAACCACGAGTAA
- a CDS encoding PstS family phosphate ABC transporter substrate-binding protein produces MTEKPTRRTFLTAAGASATLGLAGCIGGTGGSGTNGGGAQGGSGSQSKDSGQSTGKLKAGGSSTVYPITSTAGSVWSSNPKASDKEYWGPNQYGIDTEKRLADYWAGLYGFEATGSAAPPFDVSVGLSHSGTGLEKLKEGLVDIGDASAPVKAELPDASESELEKYTDHVVGVDAQPLVVSKEIREAGVDKLTAEQVRKIYRGEIENWSGIDAYSGEDREIQVVGRSEGSGTDTAFRVNMLGGPDAKMSGVDVRKGQNQQVKTLVSKSDNAIAYMALAFVTSEVPAIKLEFDGKVYEPGKNLADENYPLSRDLHCYTYEGTSKKEAAYLRMIISDFGQENYVKTQGYATLTDERQKNQLGNLPEPEQ; encoded by the coding sequence ATGACAGAGAAACCGACTCGTCGGACGTTCCTGACCGCGGCCGGAGCAAGCGCGACCCTCGGACTCGCCGGATGCATCGGCGGGACCGGTGGCAGCGGGACGAACGGAGGCGGCGCGCAGGGTGGTTCCGGTTCGCAGTCGAAGGATTCCGGGCAGTCCACCGGAAAACTGAAGGCCGGCGGTTCCTCGACGGTGTACCCCATCACGAGTACGGCGGGGTCGGTCTGGTCCTCGAACCCGAAGGCCAGCGATAAAGAGTACTGGGGTCCGAACCAGTACGGAATCGACACCGAGAAACGCCTCGCGGACTACTGGGCGGGCCTGTACGGGTTCGAGGCCACCGGGAGCGCCGCGCCGCCGTTCGACGTGTCGGTCGGCCTGAGCCACTCGGGAACCGGCTTGGAGAAACTCAAGGAGGGTCTCGTGGACATCGGCGACGCCAGTGCACCCGTGAAGGCCGAACTCCCCGACGCCAGCGAGTCGGAACTGGAGAAGTACACCGACCACGTCGTCGGTGTGGACGCCCAACCCCTCGTGGTCAGCAAGGAGATTCGGGAGGCGGGCGTGGACAAACTGACCGCCGAGCAGGTGCGGAAAATCTACAGGGGCGAGATAGAGAACTGGTCGGGGATAGACGCCTACAGCGGTGAGGACCGCGAGATTCAGGTGGTCGGTCGTTCAGAAGGGTCGGGGACCGACACCGCGTTCCGGGTGAACATGCTCGGCGGCCCCGACGCGAAGATGTCGGGCGTGGACGTGCGGAAAGGCCAGAATCAACAGGTCAAGACCCTCGTCTCGAAGTCCGACAACGCCATCGCGTACATGGCGCTGGCGTTCGTCACCAGCGAGGTTCCCGCCATCAAACTGGAGTTCGACGGCAAGGTGTACGAACCGGGCAAGAACCTCGCCGACGAGAACTATCCCCTCTCGCGGGACCTCCACTGCTACACCTACGAGGGCACCTCGAAGAAGGAGGCCGCGTACCTCCGGATGATAATCAGCGACTTCGGTCAGGAGAACTACGTGAAGACGCAGGGCTACGCGACGCTGACCGACGAGCGCCAGAAGAACCAACTCGGCAACCTTCCCGAACCGGAACAGTAA
- a CDS encoding DUF5827 family protein, which translates to MPRPKSDFEQLHPCDFYTAEELLDADRMYTVYEIARLLQELDPDAELEAGTEDILLDWAIPWVMNNADDLVVAEPTAEDEPGYYGLKTDDER; encoded by the coding sequence ATGCCCCGACCAAAGTCGGACTTCGAACAGCTACACCCCTGTGACTTCTACACTGCCGAGGAACTGCTCGACGCGGACCGGATGTACACCGTCTACGAGATAGCCCGTCTCCTGCAGGAACTGGACCCCGACGCCGAACTGGAGGCCGGAACCGAGGACATCCTGCTCGACTGGGCCATCCCGTGGGTGATGAACAACGCCGACGACCTCGTCGTCGCCGAACCGACCGCCGAGGACGAACCGGGCTACTACGGCCTGAAGACAGACGACGAGCGATGA
- a CDS encoding ATPase, with protein MRLLVAGGDRVDAGKTTFTTGLLSRLGGVGFKPRAGNDYWFDHDDYRRAVDEGRLYGKDAKRLADASSGDFAPEDLNPVHRLWRPSPGPDTGLVGQAHREFVLDRVGESFVVNDRADVPESARRNLPLADSPRVGTVERLDEITRQLHLPMFEGFADRIRSVQTETDGPAVVESYGDVAVPIHGLSFDAVAVVEPGRMRAYDGDRFLKACEVAGGSPREGRLEVHTPDVTELADPKATAALPALPDADRRDPGAVARAYDGAYEELLAVAE; from the coding sequence ATGAGGCTCCTCGTCGCGGGCGGCGACCGCGTGGACGCCGGGAAGACGACGTTCACCACCGGCCTGCTCTCGCGCCTCGGCGGAGTCGGGTTCAAGCCCCGCGCCGGTAACGACTACTGGTTCGACCACGACGACTATCGCCGCGCGGTAGACGAGGGGCGACTCTACGGTAAGGACGCCAAGCGACTCGCCGACGCCAGTTCCGGCGACTTCGCGCCCGAGGACCTGAACCCGGTCCACCGACTCTGGCGCCCCTCGCCCGGCCCGGACACCGGCCTCGTCGGGCAGGCCCACCGGGAGTTCGTCCTCGACAGAGTCGGCGAGTCGTTCGTTGTGAACGACCGCGCCGACGTCCCGGAGTCGGCCCGCCGGAACCTCCCGCTGGCCGACTCGCCGAGGGTCGGGACCGTCGAGCGACTCGACGAGATTACCCGACAGTTACACCTGCCGATGTTCGAGGGGTTCGCCGACCGCATCCGGAGCGTTCAGACCGAGACCGACGGTCCGGCGGTCGTGGAGTCGTACGGCGACGTGGCGGTCCCGATTCACGGCCTCTCGTTCGACGCGGTGGCCGTGGTCGAACCCGGCCGGATGCGGGCCTACGACGGCGACCGCTTCCTGAAGGCGTGCGAGGTGGCGGGCGGGAGTCCACGTGAGGGCCGACTGGAGGTCCACACGCCCGACGTGACCGAACTCGCCGACCCGAAGGCGACCGCCGCGCTACCGGCGCTCCCCGACGCCGACCGGCGCGACCCCGGCGCGGTCGCGCGGGCATACGACGGGGCGTACGAGGAACTGCTCGCCGTCGCCGAGTAG
- a CDS encoding Rieske 2Fe-2S domain-containing protein: MTERTRLTTVETVCDQRSWLFTVRDQYDEPDEVVLVPCEDGRTDADETTPSVEAWVNRCTHEAQRLDRGFGAAMRDGQIICPKHGSMFDTCSGYCDNGEAADTTLVSVEVAVEDGAVYLTDDDYDFSHEGAIEDGDERGGEDGDGSSDTDDDDGSGDDMPSSTSHIGF, encoded by the coding sequence GTGACCGAGCGCACGCGACTGACGACCGTCGAGACGGTCTGCGACCAGCGGTCGTGGCTGTTCACGGTACGAGACCAGTACGACGAACCCGACGAAGTCGTCCTCGTCCCCTGCGAGGACGGTCGGACCGACGCCGACGAGACCACCCCGAGCGTCGAGGCGTGGGTCAACCGCTGTACCCACGAGGCCCAGCGACTCGACCGGGGGTTCGGAGCGGCGATGCGCGACGGCCAGATAATCTGTCCCAAGCACGGGTCGATGTTCGACACCTGCTCGGGGTACTGCGACAACGGCGAGGCCGCGGACACGACCCTCGTCTCGGTCGAAGTCGCCGTCGAGGACGGGGCGGTCTACCTCACCGACGACGATTACGACTTCTCCCACGAGGGGGCCATCGAGGACGGCGACGAGCGAGGCGGAGAAGACGGTGACGGGAGCAGCGATACGGACGACGATGACGGGAGCGGCGACGACATGCCGAGTTCGACCTCGCACATCGGGTTCTGA
- a CDS encoding MBL fold metallo-hydrolase, which yields MITNLAQGVQAFTSNAFLVEGERTVLVDTGSNFDAVGRIRERDADLDAVVLTHTHHDHVGNLQSVEDAFGVETWGFDTDQPGVDNAIADEETVRLGDHAYTALHTPGHKNDHLCFYSSAASVLFAGDLIFQNGSFGRTDLEEGDRRRLVESIDRVRDTVDEHLAEMHVGHGPSVTTDPYQDVELAGRAARMG from the coding sequence ATGATTACGAACCTCGCGCAGGGCGTGCAGGCGTTCACCAGCAACGCCTTCCTCGTAGAGGGCGAGCGGACCGTACTGGTAGACACCGGGTCGAACTTCGACGCGGTGGGTCGAATCCGCGAGCGCGACGCCGACCTCGACGCCGTCGTCCTCACGCACACCCACCACGACCACGTCGGTAACCTCCAGTCGGTCGAAGACGCCTTCGGGGTCGAGACGTGGGGTTTCGACACCGACCAACCCGGGGTGGACAACGCCATCGCCGACGAGGAGACGGTCCGACTCGGCGACCACGCGTACACGGCGCTCCACACGCCCGGCCACAAGAACGACCACCTCTGCTTCTACTCGTCGGCCGCGAGCGTCCTGTTCGCTGGCGACCTCATCTTCCAAAACGGAAGCTTCGGCCGGACCGACCTCGAAGAGGGCGACCGTCGGCGACTCGTCGAGAGCATCGACCGGGTGCGCGACACCGTGGACGAACACCTCGCGGAGATGCACGTCGGCCACGGCCCGAGCGTCACCACGGACCCGTATCAGGACGTGGAACTGGCGGGGCGCGCGGCCCGCATGGGATGA
- the thyX gene encoding FAD-dependent thymidylate synthase, which yields MEVKLLEATDDPEEVICSAARNDYMAEFVGEQSFEDIMESIEGDGIEEKKETLIGQLLNHGHFGPFEHAQATFAVKGISRSCMAQITRHRHVSFDVQSMRYVAFDDVDPENVAEGEMVVTPPSANDPDWIGRNQKGGAVDDETVEKREEIFRESVKRSVEDYQELLDLGMPPEDARFVLPIGTEVNMVMSMNARMLMHVADMRAAADAQWEIREMTEQVLDLAKEWCPLTFEYYEENMKNRKNRLAP from the coding sequence ATGGAGGTCAAACTGCTGGAGGCCACGGACGACCCGGAGGAGGTCATCTGTTCGGCGGCGCGAAACGACTACATGGCGGAGTTCGTCGGCGAGCAGTCGTTCGAGGACATCATGGAGTCCATCGAGGGCGACGGTATCGAGGAGAAGAAGGAGACTCTTATCGGCCAACTTCTCAACCACGGTCACTTCGGTCCCTTCGAACACGCACAGGCCACCTTCGCGGTGAAGGGTATCAGTCGGTCCTGTATGGCACAGATAACTCGCCACAGACACGTCAGTTTCGACGTCCAGAGCATGCGCTACGTCGCGTTCGACGACGTGGACCCCGAGAACGTCGCCGAGGGCGAGATGGTCGTCACCCCGCCCTCCGCGAACGACCCAGATTGGATAGGTCGGAACCAGAAAGGCGGCGCGGTGGACGACGAGACGGTCGAGAAGCGAGAGGAAATCTTCCGGGAGTCCGTCAAGCGGTCGGTCGAGGACTATCAGGAACTGCTCGACCTCGGAATGCCGCCGGAAGACGCCCGGTTCGTCCTCCCCATCGGGACCGAGGTCAACATGGTGATGTCGATGAACGCCCGGATGCTCATGCACGTCGCCGACATGCGCGCCGCGGCCGACGCCCAGTGGGAGATAAGAGAGATGACCGAACAGGTCCTCGACTTGGCGAAGGAGTGGTGTCCCCTCACGTTCGAGTACTACGAGGAGAACATGAAGAACCGGAAGAACCGGCTCGCCCCCTGA